A window of Passer domesticus isolate bPasDom1 chromosome 18, bPasDom1.hap1, whole genome shotgun sequence contains these coding sequences:
- the NOTCH1 gene encoding neurogenic locus notch homolog protein 1 isoform X1, which yields MERLLAPGLLVLLLPALTRGLRCSQLAESCLNGGKCETFPNGTEVCQCSGAYVGERCQLPNPCLSSPCKNAGTCTALVRGSTVDYSCACRLGFTDELCLTPRDNVCLSNPCRNGGTCDLLTLSEYKCRCPPGWSGKTCQQADPCASNPCANGGQCVPFEAHYICRCTAGFHGANCKQDVNECNISPPVCKNGGSCTNEVGTYQCSCKPAYTGQNCEHLYVPCNPSPCQNGGTCRQIGDTTYDCTCLPGFTGQNCEENINDCPGNNCKNGGTCVDGVNTYNCQCPPEWTGQYCTEDVDECQLMPNACQNGGTCHNNHGGYNCVCVNGWTGEDCSENIDDCAMAACFHGATCHDRVASFYCECPHGRTGLLCHLDDACISNPCNEGSNCDTNPVNGKAICTCPSGYMGPACNQDVDECSLGANPCEHAGKCINTQGSFQCQCLQGYSGPRCEIDVNECLSNPCQNDATCLDQIGEFQCICMPGYEGVYCEINTDECASSPCLHNGNCLDKINEFHCECPTGFNGHLCQFDIDECASTPCKNGAKCVDGPNTYSCECTEGFTGAHCEIDIDECDPDPCHYGTCKDSIASFTCLCQPGYTGHRCDININECQSQPCKNGGTCQDRNNAYNCICLKGTTGSNCEINLDDCASNPCDYGKCIDKINGYECTCEPGYTGRMCNINIDECASNPCHNGGTCKDGINGFTCLCPEGFHDPKCLSEVNECNSNPCIHGKCHDGLNGYKCDCDPGWSGTNCDINNNECESNPCMNGGTCKDMTSGYICTCREGFSGPNCQTNINECASNPCLNQGTCIDDVAGYTCNCLLPYTGATCEDVLAPCAGSPCKNGGECQESEDYKSFSCSCPPGWQGQTCEIDINECVKSPCRNGATCQNTNGSYRCACRTGFSGRNCDTDIDDCKPNPCHNGGSCSDGIGTFFCECLAGFRGPKCEEDINECASNPCKNGANCTDCVNSYTCTCPSGFSGIHCENNTPDCTESSCFNGGTCVDGINTFTCICLPGFTGSYCEHNINECDSKPCLNGGTCQDSYGTYKCTCPQGYTGLNCQNLVRWCDSSPCKNGGKCWQTSNLYHCECNSGWTGLYCDVPSVSCEVAAKQQGIDVAHLCRNSGLCVDTGNTHFCRCQAGYTGSYCEEQVDECSPNPCQNGATCTDYLGGYSCKCVAGYRGVNCSEEINECLSHPCQNGGTCIDLINTYKCSCPRGTQGVHCEINVDDCSPFFDPVTLGPKCFNNGKCKDRVGGYSCICPPGFVGERCEGDVNECLSNPCDARGTQNCVQRVNDYKCECRPGYAGRRCDTVVDGCKGKPCRNGGTCAVASNTGRGFICKCPPGFVGATCENDSRTCGNLHCLNGGTCISIHKSSKCMCTPAFTGPECQYPASSPCTSNPCYNGGTCEFFSDASPYYRCNCPANFNGLNCHILDFDFQGGIGQDIIPPKIEEKCEIAVCAGYAGNKICDGKCNNHACGWDGGDCSLNFNDPWKNCSQSLQCWKYFNDGKCDSQCNNAGCLYDGFDCQKYEGQCNPLYDQYCKDHFSDGHCDQGCNNFECEWDGLDCANNMPEKLADGTLVVVVLITPENLKNNSFNFLRELSRVLHTNVVFKKNPKGEYMIFPYYGNEEELKKHYIKRSTEDWSDMSSAVINKVKSSLYSRAGRRQKRELDQMDIRGSIVYLEIDNRQCIQSSSQCFQSATDVAAFLGALASLGNLNIPYKIEAVKSETAEPTKNSQLYPMYVVVAALVLLAFIGLGVLVNRKRRREHGQLWFPEGFKVTESSKKKRREPLGEDSVGLKPLKNASDGTLMDDNQNEWGDEETLDTKKFRYEEQAMLPDTDDQTDHRQWTQQHLDAADLRISSMAPTPPQGEIDADCMDVNVRGPDGFTPLMIASCSGGGLETGNSEEEDDAPAVISDFIYQGASLHNQTDRTGETALHLAARYSRSDAAKRLLEASADANIQDNMGRTPLHAAVSADAQGVFQILIRNRATDLDARMHDGTTPLILAARLAVEGMLDDLINCHADVNAVDDLGKSALHWAAAVNNVEAAMVLLKNGANKDMQNNKEETPLFLAAREGSYETAKVLLDHFANRDITDHMDRLPRDIAQERMHHDIVRLLDEYNLVRSPTLHNGPLGAPTLSPPLCSPNSYIGNLKPAVQGKKARKPSTKGLSCNGKDAKDLKARRKKSQDGKGCLLDNSGVLSPVDSLESPHGYLSDVASPPLMTSPFQQSPSMPLNHLPGMPDAHLSINHLNMAGKQDMAMGNSSRMGFDSVPPRLSHLPVSSPSTGMSSAPMSFSVGSGASLNGQCDWLSRLQNGMVQSQYNPLRGNLQPGAHQQPQNLQHGMMTSLHNGLPTTSLSQMMSYQAMPSTRLASQPHLMQSQQLQQMQQQQQQQQQLQQPNLQPPQQQQQAQQAQQPPQQPQQHHNPSGSSGSGHLGQNFLGTELSQPELQPVSGGAMAVHTILPQDSQMLPTSLPSSLAQPMTTTQFLTPPSQHSYSSPLDNTPSHQLQVPDHPFLTPSPESPDQWSSSSPHSNVSDWSEGISSPPTSMQSQMGHIPEAFK from the exons GTGCAGCGGTGCCTACGTGGGCGAGCGCTGCCAGCTGCCCAACCCCTGCCTGAGCTCCCCCTGCAAGAACGCGGGCACCTGCACGGCGCTGGTGCGCGGCAGCACCGTGGATTACAGCTGCGCCTGCCGCCTGGGCTTCACCGACGAGCTGTGCCTGACGCCCCGCGACAACGTGTGCCTCAGCAACCCCTGCCGCAACGGCGGCACCTGCGACCTGCTGACGCTCAGCGAGTACAAGTGCCGCTGCCCGCCCGGCTGGTCAG GCAAAACCTGCCAGCAGGCCGACCCCTGTGCCTCCAACCCCTGTGCCAACGGGGGCCAGTGCGTGCCCTTCGAAGCCCACTACATCTGCCGCTGCACCGCCGGCTTCCACGGCGCCAACTGCAAGCAGGACGTCAACGAGTGCAACATCTCGCCGCCCGTCTGCAAGAACGGGGGCAGCTGCACCAACGAGGTGGGCACCTACCAGTGCTCCTGCAAGCCGGCCTACACCGGGCAGAACTGCGAGCACCTCTACGTGCCCTGCAACCCCTCGCCCTGCCAGAACGGGGGCACCTGCCGCCAGATCGGGGACACCACCTACGACTGCACCTGCCTGCCAG GGTTCACGGGTCAGAACTGTGAGGAGAACATCAACGACTGCCCAGGCAACAACTGCAAGAATGGGGGCACCTGCGTGGATGGCGTCAACACCTACAACTGCCAGTGCCCACCTGAGTGGACAG gTCAGTACTGCACTGAGGACGTGGACGAGTGCCAGCTGATGCCCAACGCCTGCCAGAACGGTGGCACCTGCCACAACAACCACGGCGGCTACAACTGCGTCTGTGTCAACGGCTGGACGGGCGAGGACTGCAGCGAGAACATCGACGACTGCGCCATGGCCGCCTGCTTCCACGGGGCCACCTGCCACGACCGCGTGGCCTCCTTCTACTGCGAGTGCCCCCACGGCCGCACAG GTTTGCTGTGCCACCTGGATGATGCCTGCATCAGCAACCCCTGCAACGAGGGCTCCAACTGCGACACCAACCCTGTCAATGGCAAGGCCATCTGCACGTGTCCTTCGGGGTACATGGGGCCAGCCTGCAACCAGGATGTGGACGAGTGCTCACTGG GAGCCAACCCGTGTGAGCATGCAGGGAAGTGCATCAACACCCAAGGGTCCTTCCAGTGCCAGTGTCTGCAGGGCTACTCGGGCCCTCGCTGTGAGATTGATGTCAATGAGTGCCTCTCCAACCCCTGCCAGAATGATGCCACCTGTCTGGACCAGATCGGGGAGTTCCAGTGCATCTGCATGCCCG GGTACGAGGGGGTTTACTGCGAGATCAACACGGACGAGTGcgccagcagcccctgcctgcacAACGGCAACTGCCTGGACAAGATCAACGAGTTCCACTGCGAGTGCCCCACTG GCTTCAACGGGCACCTGTGCCAGTTTGACATCGACGAGTGTGCCAGCACCCCCTGCAAGAACGGTGCCAAGTGCGTGGATGGCCCCAACACCTACAGCTGCGAGTGCACTGAAG gtTTCACGGGTGCTCACTGCGAGATCGACATCGATGAGTGTGACCCTGACCCGTGCCACTACGGGACCTGCAAGGACAGCATCGCCTCCTtcacctgcctctgccagcccgGCTACACGGGCCACCGCTGCGACATCAACATCAACGagtgccagagccagccctgcaaAAACGGGGGCACCTGCCAGGACAGGAACAACGCCTACAACTGCATCTGCCTCAAAGGGACCACGG gcTCCAACTGCGAGATCAACCTGGATGATTGTGCCAGCAACCCCTGTGACTACGGCAAGTGCATCGACAAGATCAATGGCTACGAGTGCACCTGCGAGCCGGGGTACACAG GGCGCATGTGCAACATCAACATCGACGAGTGTGCCAGCAACCCCTGCCACAATGGGGGCACCTGCAAGGATGGCATCAATGGCTTCACCTGCCTCTGCCCCGAGGGCTTCCACGACCCCAAGTGCCTGTCTGAAGTGAACGAGTGCAACAGCAACCCCTGCATCCACGGGAAATGCCATGATGGATTGAATGG CTACAAGTGTGACTGTGACCCTGGCTGGAGTGGGACAAACTGTGACATTAACAACAACGAGTGTGAATCCAACCCCTGCATGAACGGTGGCACCTGCAAGGACATGACCAGTGGCTACATCTGCACCTGCAGGGAGGGCTTCAGCG GCCCCAACTGCCAGACCAATATCAACGAATGTGCTTCCAACCCCTGCCTGAACCAGGGCACGTGCATTGATGATGTTGCTGGCTACACCTGCAACTGCCTCCTGCCCTACACAG GAGCCACCTGTGAGGATGTGCTGgccccctgtgctggcagcccgTGCAAGAACGGCGGCGAGTGCCAGGAGTCAGAGGACTACAAGAGCTTCTCCTGCAGTTGCCCCCCTGGCTGGCAAG gTCAGACCTGTGAGATTGACATCAATGAGTGTGTGAAGAGCCCCTGCAGGAACGGGGCCACGTGCCAGAACACCAATGGGAGCTACCGCTGCGCCTGCCGGACCGGCTTCTCTGGCCGCAACTGCGACACCGACATCGACGACTGCAAGCCCA ATCCATGCCACAACGGTGGCTCCTGCTCCGATGGCATTGGCACGTTCTTCTGCGAGTGCCTGGCTGGTTTCCGTGGGCCCAAGTGTGAGGAGGACATCAATGAGTGCGCCAGCAACCCCTGCAAGAACGGGGCCAACTGCACCGACTGCGTCAACAGCTACACCTGCACCTGCCCCTCCGGCTTCAGCGGCATCCACTGCGAGAACAACACCCCTGACTGCACAGAGAG ctcctgcttcaACGGTGGCACGTGTGTGGATGGCATCAACACCTTCACCTGCATCTGCCTGCCCGGCTTCACGGGCAGCTACTGCGAGCACAACATCAACGAGTGTGACTCCAAGCCGTGCCTGAACGGGGGCACGTGTCAGGACAGCTACGGGACCTACAAGTgcacctgtccccaggggtACACCGGGCTCAACTGCCAG AACTTGGTGCGTTGGTGTGACTCCTCACCCTGCAAAAATGGAGGCAAGTGCTGGCAGACCAGCAACCTGTACCACTGCGAGTGCAACAGCGGCTGGACAGGGCTCTACTGCGATGTCCCCAGCGTGTCCTGCGAGGTGGCTGCTAAGCAGCAAG GTATCGATGTAGCACATCTCTGCAGGAACTCGGGGCTCTGTGTTGACACTGGCAACACTCATttctgccgctgccaggccggCTACACCGGCAGCTACTGCGAGGAGCAGGTGGATGAATGCTCCCCCAACCCCTGCCAGAACGGAGCCACCTGCACAGACTACCTGGGAGGCTACTCCTGCAAG TGTGTGGCTGGTTATCGTGGAGTTAACTGCTCAGAGGAGATCAATGAATGCTTGTCCCACCCATGCCAGAATGGAGGAACTTGCATCGATCTCATCAATACCTACAAATGCTCCTGCCCCAGAGGAACTCAAG GGGTGCACTGTGAGATCAATGTGGATGACTGCAGCCCTTTCTTTGATCCTGTCACCCTGGGGCCCAAGTGCTTTAACAATGGCAAGTGCAAGGATCGGGTAGGTGGCTACAGCTGCATCTGCCCCCCTGGCTTTGTAGGGGAGCGCTGCGAGGGAGATGTCAACGAGTGCCTGTCCAACCCCTGCGACGCCCGCGGCACCCAGAACTGCGTGCAGCGGGTCAACGACTACAAATGCGAGTGCAGGCCTGGCTATGCAG GCCGTCGCTGTGACACCGTGGTGGACGGCTGCAAAGGCAAACCCTGCAGGAATGGGGGAACCTGTGCTGTTGCCAGCAACACTGGCCGTGGCTTCATCTGCAAGTGCCCCCCG GGATTCGTGGGCGCCACCTGCGAGAACGACTCCCGCACGTGTGGGAACCTGCACTGCCTGAACGGTGGCACCTGCATCTCCATCCACAAGAGCTCCAAGTGCATGTGCACGCCGGCCTTCACGGGCCCCGAGTGCCAGTACCcggccagcagcccctgcacctCCAACCCCTGCTACAACGGGGGCACCTGCGAGTTCTTCAGCGACGCCTCCCCCTACTACCGCTGCAACTGCCCCGCCAACTTCAACGGCCTCAACTGCCACATCCTGGACTTCGACTTCCAGGGTGGCATCGGGCAGGACATCATCCCCCCCAAGATCGAGGAGAAGTGCGAGATCGCCGTGTGCGCGGGGTACGCCGGCAACAAGATCTGTGATGGGAAATGCAACAACCACGCCTGCGGCTGGGACGGGGGCGACTGCTCCCTCAACTTCAACGACCCCTGGAAGAactgctcccagtccctgcagtgctggaagtACTTCAACGATGGCAAGTGTGACTCTCAGTGCAATAATGCTGGCTGCCTCTACGACGGGTTTGACTGCCAGAAGTACGAGGGGCAGTGCAA CCCTCTGTATGACCAGTACTGCAAAGATCACTTCTCGGATGGTCACTGCGACCAGGGCTGCAACAATTTTGAGTGCGAGTGGGATGGTCTGGACTGTGCTAACAACATGCCAGAGAAGCTGGCAGATGGCACTCTGGTGGTGGTGGTCCTCATCACCCCCGAGAACCTGAAGAACAACTCCTTCAACTTCCTGCGGGAGCTGAGCCGTGTGCTGCACACCAACGTGGTCTTCAAGAAGAACCCCAAGGGGGAGTACATGATCTTCCCATACTATGGCAACGAGGAGGAGCTGAAGAAACATTACATCAAGAGGTCCACAGAGGACTGGTCAGATATGTCCAGTGCTGTCATCAACAAGGTGAAGAGCAGCCTCTactccagggctggcaggaggcagaAGAGGGAGCTCGATCAGATGGACATCAGAGG ATCCATTGTCTACTTGGAAATTGATAACCGCCAGTGCATCCAGTCATCTTCCCAGTGCTTCCAGAGTGCCACTGATGTGGCAGCATTCCTGGGAGCCTTGGCCTCCCTTGGCAACCTGAACATACCCTACAAAATAGAAGCTGTCAAAA GTGAAACAGCCGAGCCCACGAAGAACTCCCAGCTGTATCCTATGTACGTGGTGGTGGCAGCGCTGGTCCTGCTCGCCTTCATCgggctgggagtgctggtgAACCGCAAGCGCCGCAGGGAGCATGGCCAGCTTTGGTTCCCAGAAGGCTTCAAAGTGACAGAGTCCAGCAAGAAGAAGCGGCGGGAGCCCCTCGGGGAGGATTCTGTTGGGCTGAA accCCTCAAAAATGCTTCGGACGGCACGCTGATGGATGACAACCAGAATGAGTGGGGTGATGAGGAGACCTTGGACACCAAGAAGTTCAGG TACGAGGAGCAGGCGATGCTGCCGGACACGGATGACCAGACGGATCACAGGCAGTGGACACAGCAGCACCTGGACGCCGCTGACCTGCGCATTTCCTCCATGGCCCCGACGCCTCCTCAGGGGGAAATCGATGCTGACTGCATGGATGTCAACGTCAGAGGGCCGG ACGGCTTCACCCCCCTCATGATCGCCTCGTGCAGCGGCGGAGGGCTGGAGACCGGCAACAGCGAGGAGGAGGACGACGCTCCCGCCGTCATCTCCGACTTCATCTACCAGGGAGCCAGCCTGCACAACCAGACTGACCGCACGGGCGAGACCGCCCTGCACCTGGCCGCCAGGTACTCGCGCTCGGACGCTGCCAAGCGCCTGCTGGAGGCCAGCGCTGATGCCAACATCCAGGACAACATGGGCCGCACGCCGCTCCACGCCGCCGTCTCCGCCGACGCGCAGGGAGTCTTCCAG ATCCTGATTAGGAACAGGGCGACAGACCTGGATGCCCGAATGCATGACGGGACCACTCCCCTGATCCTGGCTGCTCGTTTGGCTGTGGAGGGGATGCTGGATGACCTCATCAACTGCCATGCTGACGTCAACGCCGTGGATGATTTAG GCAAGTCAGCCCTGCACTGGGCAGCTGCTGTGAATAATGTGGAAGCTGCAATGGTCCTCCTGAAAAATGGTGCCAATAAGGACATGCAGAATAATAAG GAGGAGACCCCGCTGTTCCTGGCAGCCAGAGAAGGGAGCTACGAAACCGCCAAGGTCCTGCTGGACCATTTTGCCAACCGGGACATCACGGACCACATGGACCGGCTGCCGCGGGACATCGCGCAGGAGCGCATGCACCACGACATCGTGCGCCTGCTGGACGAGTACAACCTGGTGCGGAGCCCCACGCTGCACAACGGGCCCCTGGGGGCCCCCACCCTGTCCCCCCCGCTCTGCTCCCCCAACAGCTACATCGGCAACCTCAAACCCGCCGTGCAGGGCAAGAAGGCCAGGAAGCCGAGCACCAAGGGGCTGAGCTGCAACGGCAAGGACGCCAAAGACCTCAAAGCGCGGAGGAAAAAGTCGCAGGATGGAAAGGGGTGTCTGCTGGACAACTCCGGGGTGCTGTCGCCAGTGGACTCCCTGGAGTCGCCGCACGGGTACCTCTCGGACGTGGCCTCTCCCCCTCTGATGACCTCTCCGTTCCAGCAGTCCCCTTCCATGCCTCTGAACCACCTGCCAGGCATGCCCGACGCCCACCTGAGCATCAACCACCTCAACATGGCGGGCAAGCAGGATATGGCCATGGGCAACTCCAGCAGGATGGGCTTCGACTCGGTGCCGCCGCGCCTGTCCCACCTGCCGGTgtccagccccagcacggggaTGAGCAGTGCCCCCATGAGCTTCTCGGTGGGCAGCGGGGCCAGCCTGAACGGGCAGTGTGACTGGCTCAGCCGGCTGCAGAACGGCATGGTGCAGAGCCAGTACAACCCCCTGAGAGGCAACCTGCAGCCCGGGGcgcaccagcagccccagaacCTGCAGCACGGCATGATGACCTCGCTGCACAACGGGCTGCCCACCACCAGCTTGTCGCAGATGATGAGCTACCAGGCCATGCCCAGCACCCGCCTGGCGTCCCAGCCCCACCTgatgcagagccagcagctccagcagatgcagcagcagcagcagcagcagcagcagctgcagcagcccaatCTGCAGccgccgcagcagcagcagcaggcgcAGCAGGCGCAGCAGCCGCCGCAGCAGCCGCAGCAGCACCACAACCCCAGCGGCTCCAGCGGGAGCGGCCACCTGGGCCAGAATTTCCTCGGTACGGAGCTGAGCCAGCCCGAGCTGCAGCCGGTGAGCGGCGGCGCCATGGCCGTGCACACCATCCTGCCGCAGGATTCCCAGATGCTGcccacctccctgccctcctccctcGCCCAGCCCATGACCACCACGCAGTTCCTGACCCCCCCTTCCCAGCACAGTTATTCCTCCCCCTTGGACAACACCCCCAGCCACCAGCTCCAGGTGCCCG